One Acinetobacter colistiniresistens DNA segment encodes these proteins:
- a CDS encoding CsgG/HfaB family protein — MKKLLAITAFSSLGLMACSTTETSKSIQSPQVTAAVQQIKYNGVKVPVSIGKFDNRSSYMRGIFSDNVDRLGGQAKTILETHLQQTGYFSVLNRDNLSELKQEVGNSNTAQTIKGARYVITGDVSEFGRKEVGDQQLFGILGRGKQQIAYAKVNLNIVDVKTSEIVHSVQGAGEYTLSAREVLGFGSTASYDSTLNGKVLDLAVREAVNNLVTDIQNNRWTAQ; from the coding sequence ATGAAAAAATTATTAGCGATTACCGCATTCAGTTCTTTAGGTTTAATGGCCTGCTCAACCACAGAAACATCAAAATCAATTCAGAGTCCACAAGTAACGGCAGCGGTACAACAGATTAAATATAACGGGGTTAAAGTACCTGTTTCGATTGGTAAGTTTGATAATCGTTCTAGCTATATGCGAGGTATCTTCTCTGACAATGTCGATCGTCTTGGCGGACAGGCGAAAACCATTTTAGAAACCCATCTACAGCAAACGGGCTATTTCTCGGTTTTAAATCGTGACAACCTATCTGAACTGAAGCAAGAAGTGGGGAATAGCAATACGGCTCAAACGATTAAAGGTGCACGTTATGTGATTACAGGTGATGTATCTGAGTTTGGCCGTAAAGAAGTGGGTGATCAGCAATTATTCGGTATTTTAGGCCGTGGTAAGCAACAGATTGCTTATGCCAAAGTGAATTTGAATATTGTCGATGTGAAAACGTCGGAAATTGTTCATTCAGTACAAGGTGCGGGTGAATACACACTCAGTGCTCGTGAAGTACTTGGTTTTGGCTCTACAGCCTCTTATGACTCGACCTTAAATGGTAAGGTACTGGACTTAGCGGTACGTGAAGCCGTCAACAATTTGGTCACTGATATTCAGAATAATCGTTGGACTGCACAATAA
- a CDS encoding DUF4810 domain-containing protein — protein MKKIVCACLISIGLVGCATGPQPLYSWGSYTQQTYLMYNAPEKATPNAQIIKLEAEIEKAKAKNLAVPPGLYAHLGLLSLQENNAQKAVEYFQLERQVYPESTVLMNRLLQKMNANGGIAKP, from the coding sequence ATGAAAAAAATTGTTTGCGCCTGTCTGATCAGCATCGGGCTGGTTGGTTGTGCTACAGGGCCTCAACCTCTGTATAGTTGGGGCTCTTATACACAACAGACGTATTTGATGTATAACGCACCAGAAAAAGCCACACCCAATGCACAAATCATCAAGCTAGAAGCGGAAATCGAAAAAGCCAAAGCGAAAAATCTCGCTGTTCCACCTGGGCTATATGCACATCTGGGCTTGTTATCTTTGCAAGAGAATAATGCGCAAAAAGCAGTTGAGTATTTCCAATTGGAACGACAAGTGTATCCTGAATCGACTGTATTGATGAATCGCTTGTTGCAGAAAATGAATGCCAATGGAGGAATTGCAAAACCATGA
- a CDS encoding DUF799 domain-containing protein, which translates to MIKAFLVSNLLLAGLVLTGCASSPAVNKDMTVYKQHMPKSILVLPPVNDSPEVKATYSYWPTVVTPVAEAGYYVFPISVVDSMFKENGVTNGHDAQSISPQKLQEIFGADAALYIRIKEYGSKYQVIQSVATVSVEAKLVDLKSNQILWTGEKKAVQSSNNGNNDLLSSLVGALVEQIAGSLNDRAYPLASIVNTQLFTPTQQNPGLGLLYGPRSPKYQQDGMLK; encoded by the coding sequence ATGATCAAGGCATTTTTAGTTTCTAATCTTCTGCTTGCAGGTTTAGTACTTACAGGCTGCGCATCATCTCCTGCGGTGAATAAAGACATGACGGTATATAAGCAGCATATGCCGAAATCGATTCTGGTGTTACCACCAGTCAATGATTCACCTGAGGTAAAAGCAACTTATAGTTATTGGCCAACTGTTGTTACACCTGTTGCTGAAGCAGGTTATTACGTTTTTCCAATTTCTGTGGTTGATTCGATGTTTAAAGAGAACGGTGTGACCAATGGTCATGATGCGCAAAGCATTTCGCCACAGAAATTACAGGAAATTTTTGGTGCGGATGCTGCGCTCTATATTCGAATTAAAGAATATGGTTCTAAATATCAAGTCATTCAAAGTGTTGCAACCGTGAGCGTGGAAGCAAAACTGGTTGATTTGAAGAGTAATCAAATCCTTTGGACAGGTGAAAAGAAAGCGGTTCAATCCAGCAATAATGGCAACAATGATTTGCTTAGCTCATTGGTCGGTGCATTGGTGGAACAAATTGCCGGGAGCCTAAATGATCGTGCTTATCCTTTGGCAAGCATCGTCAATACCCAATTATTTACACCGACACAGCAGAATCCTGGTTTGGGTTTACTCTATGGACCACGTTCACCGAAATACCAACAGGACGGTATGTTAAAGTGA
- a CDS encoding coniferyl aldehyde dehydrogenase, which translates to MTLSTSQPFGDSATEHMLSVFKQQRIAFDAHPYPDLDDRRSKLLHIKKQIIRYQDVITNAIHTDFSSRSVDESKLLDLLGSVLAAEHAIRHLRRWMRPSKRQTELLFLSNRLRVQYQPKGVVGVIVPWNFPVYLALGPLIAAIAAGNRVMIKLPEVTPATNAVVRRMLAEIFSEDEVAVFGEEILDPAQFTSLPFNHIVFTGSPAIGRVVMRAAAENLTPVTLELGGKSPAFVSRNYPLADAAKRILHGKATNCGQICVAPDYALVPKEKVDEFVAECQSNFTQMYGNNIHHNNNYTSIISDRHLKRLLEILDDAQAKGAQIIVCGEYDRAQDARRMPVHIVLNCTADMRILKEELFGPVLPVLAYDTLDDAIHYIQAGERPLALYCFSLDAQEREYILKQTHSGGVTINDWGWHVVNHDAPFGGIGNSGMGTYHGEEGLRELSHAKTVFARHRFFPTQLFYPPYGTWVQKLTLRFFLKQGDPTLK; encoded by the coding sequence ATGACACTTTCAACATCTCAACCATTCGGCGATTCAGCAACTGAACATATGCTTTCGGTTTTTAAACAACAACGCATCGCTTTTGATGCTCACCCCTATCCAGATCTCGATGACCGCCGCAGTAAGCTATTGCACATTAAAAAACAGATCATCCGTTATCAAGATGTCATTACAAACGCCATTCATACTGACTTTAGTTCCCGCTCAGTTGATGAATCAAAATTACTCGATTTGCTCGGTTCAGTGCTTGCAGCAGAACATGCGATTCGCCATTTGAGACGTTGGATGCGTCCAAGCAAACGTCAGACTGAACTGCTCTTTTTATCTAACCGTTTACGTGTGCAATACCAACCCAAAGGTGTGGTTGGAGTGATTGTGCCTTGGAACTTCCCTGTTTACTTGGCCTTAGGACCCTTAATTGCTGCCATTGCTGCGGGCAATCGTGTCATGATTAAACTGCCTGAAGTGACACCTGCCACCAATGCAGTGGTGAGACGTATGCTAGCTGAGATTTTCAGTGAAGATGAAGTCGCAGTTTTTGGTGAGGAAATTCTCGACCCTGCTCAATTTACCTCCTTGCCATTCAACCATATTGTATTCACAGGTTCACCTGCGATTGGCCGTGTGGTAATGCGCGCAGCGGCTGAAAACCTTACACCTGTAACACTAGAATTAGGCGGCAAATCTCCAGCTTTCGTCAGCCGAAATTATCCTTTGGCCGATGCCGCGAAACGTATATTACATGGTAAAGCAACCAACTGTGGTCAGATCTGTGTTGCACCTGACTATGCACTGGTACCTAAAGAAAAAGTGGATGAGTTCGTCGCAGAATGCCAATCCAATTTCACCCAGATGTATGGCAACAATATTCATCATAATAACAATTACACCTCGATTATCAGTGATCGTCATCTGAAGCGTTTACTTGAGATACTGGATGATGCACAGGCCAAAGGTGCTCAAATCATTGTTTGTGGTGAGTACGATCGAGCGCAAGATGCACGTCGTATGCCTGTACATATCGTGCTGAATTGCACAGCAGACATGCGTATTCTTAAAGAAGAGCTCTTTGGCCCCGTTTTACCTGTACTTGCTTATGACACACTGGATGATGCAATTCACTATATTCAAGCCGGTGAGCGTCCTTTGGCGTTGTACTGTTTCAGCCTTGATGCACAGGAACGTGAGTACATCTTAAAACAAACCCATTCTGGTGGTGTGACCATCAATGACTGGGGCTGGCATGTGGTCAACCATGATGCGCCCTTTGGTGGGATCGGGAACTCAGGAATGGGGACTTATCATGGTGAAGAAGGCTTACGTGAGCTTTCACATGCGAAAACCGTATTTGCGCGCCATCGTTTCTTCCCAACGCAACTATTCTATCCGCCTTATGGAACTTGGGTACAAAAGCTTACTTTACGTTTCTTCCTGAAACAGGGTGACCCAACGCTAAAATAA
- a CDS encoding CitMHS family transporter: MLTFLGISMIMCFMYLIMSKRLSALVALILIPFIFAIIAWGLGFYFDSLSHIQLTELGNTMLEGIKKLAPTGVMLLFAILYFALMIDSGLFDPSVRWILKKVKGDPLKITLGTVFLTLLVSLDGDGSTTYMICVAAMMPLYKRVGMNPLIMTCLMLLCSGVMNLTPWGGPTARAASALQVDASEVFIPMIPSMIVAAAWLFFLAYLYGMYERKRLGVIELVDISHADEISISKDPEAQRPHLRWFNGILTLVLMASLVKGILPMSILFMLGFCIALVVNYPCVNMQKKRIAMHADSVLAVVGVIFAAGVFTGILSGTGMVEAMSKGFVAVIPPSLGPYLAPITGVLSMPLTFFMSNDAFYFGVLPILAEAASHYGIAPVEIARASIVGQPIHLLSPLVPSTYLLCGLAAVEMGDHQKFTLKWAFITCCILMGSALIFGVFPFYNI; the protein is encoded by the coding sequence ATGCTGACTTTTTTAGGTATCAGCATGATCATGTGTTTCATGTATTTGATCATGTCAAAACGTCTCAGTGCATTAGTTGCATTAATTTTAATTCCATTTATCTTTGCAATTATCGCTTGGGGCTTAGGGTTTTATTTTGACAGTCTAAGTCATATTCAATTAACTGAACTCGGCAATACGATGCTCGAGGGAATTAAAAAACTTGCACCAACAGGAGTAATGCTACTTTTTGCAATCTTATATTTTGCATTAATGATTGATTCAGGGTTATTTGACCCATCAGTTAGATGGATTTTAAAGAAAGTAAAAGGTGATCCATTAAAAATTACTTTAGGAACCGTATTTTTAACTTTATTGGTTTCTTTAGATGGGGATGGTTCAACCACTTATATGATTTGTGTGGCAGCCATGATGCCTCTATACAAACGCGTCGGCATGAACCCTCTGATTATGACCTGCCTGATGTTGCTCTGTAGCGGGGTCATGAATTTGACACCATGGGGTGGGCCAACCGCACGTGCAGCGAGTGCTTTACAGGTCGATGCCAGTGAAGTCTTTATTCCAATGATTCCATCCATGATTGTGGCAGCTGCTTGGTTATTCTTCTTGGCCTATCTTTATGGCATGTACGAGCGCAAACGTTTAGGTGTGATTGAACTGGTTGATATTAGTCATGCGGATGAGATTTCCATTTCCAAAGATCCAGAAGCTCAGCGCCCACATTTACGTTGGTTTAACGGTATTCTAACGCTCGTTTTAATGGCTTCTTTGGTAAAAGGGATTTTACCAATGTCGATCTTGTTTATGCTGGGCTTCTGTATTGCCTTGGTGGTGAACTATCCTTGCGTCAATATGCAGAAAAAGCGTATTGCAATGCATGCAGACAGTGTATTGGCCGTGGTTGGGGTTATTTTTGCGGCAGGTGTTTTTACTGGAATTCTGTCTGGTACAGGTATGGTTGAAGCGATGTCTAAAGGCTTCGTAGCTGTGATTCCACCTAGTCTAGGACCGTATCTGGCACCAATTACAGGGGTGTTGAGTATGCCATTGACATTCTTTATGTCAAACGATGCCTTTTATTTTGGTGTATTACCGATTTTGGCTGAAGCTGCTTCACATTATGGAATTGCACCAGTTGAAATTGCACGTGCTTCTATTGTCGGTCAACCCATTCACTTATTATCTCCACTGGTTCCTTCAACTTATTTATTATGTGGTTTGGCTGCTGTTGAAATGGGGGATCATCAAAAGTTTACCCTGAAATGGGCATTTATTACCTGTTGTATATTAATGGGTAGTGCTTTGATATTTGGTGTTTTTCCATTTTATAATATTTGA
- a CDS encoding porin yields the protein MKMKIVFAMLMSIAASSTFAAPKIYGEIDVSLDYLPEINANSSNRDVWKVNSNSSFLGIKGEEKLTEHLSAIYLAEWAFYADGDKTDWSQRNRFVGLKDDRFGAIKVGKHNTPLKDLSSPVDSFNNYISNKADITGIMTGENRVNNVVVYDSPEIALNGGNIEASVLLATGESRGIEDDKRGGVNVAGRGLGDAWSASLSYSHPLFLVGLGYDKAIPSDFLGHGLLNAAETETQVEEVFAAANTVRVIGRLTPIEGLALKTLYQTSKVADKKGNDQAAMNIDDSQGWLIGAEYKLPNQSKWAVKAQYSQNSTSFKNGESDFDAKQLLVGTDYSFNKQVKLYGYAGYSIFEQASAKDKQPVVGSGLEFKF from the coding sequence ATGAAGATGAAAATTGTATTTGCAATGCTAATGAGTATTGCCGCAAGTTCTACTTTTGCAGCTCCAAAAATCTATGGAGAAATTGATGTAAGTTTGGATTATTTGCCTGAAATAAATGCAAATTCATCTAATCGTGACGTATGGAAAGTGAACAGTAATAGTTCATTTCTCGGGATCAAGGGTGAGGAAAAATTAACCGAACATTTAAGTGCGATTTATTTAGCAGAATGGGCATTTTACGCAGATGGTGATAAAACAGACTGGTCGCAACGAAATCGTTTTGTTGGATTAAAAGATGACCGTTTTGGTGCAATTAAAGTTGGTAAACATAATACACCATTAAAGGATTTATCCAGCCCTGTAGATAGTTTTAATAACTATATCAGTAATAAAGCCGATATTACGGGTATTATGACGGGTGAAAACCGGGTCAATAATGTCGTGGTCTATGACTCACCTGAAATTGCATTGAATGGCGGTAATATCGAAGCCAGTGTTTTACTTGCAACAGGCGAGAGTCGAGGGATTGAAGATGACAAACGTGGCGGTGTAAATGTTGCGGGACGCGGTTTAGGAGATGCTTGGTCTGCATCGCTCAGTTATAGCCATCCATTATTTTTAGTGGGTTTAGGCTATGATAAGGCTATTCCAAGTGACTTTTTAGGACATGGTTTGTTGAATGCGGCAGAGACTGAAACCCAAGTGGAGGAGGTCTTCGCAGCTGCGAATACAGTCCGTGTCATTGGTCGTTTGACACCAATTGAAGGACTAGCTCTGAAAACGCTTTACCAGACCTCTAAAGTTGCGGATAAAAAAGGTAATGATCAGGCCGCGATGAATATTGATGATTCACAAGGCTGGCTGATTGGTGCTGAATATAAATTGCCGAATCAATCCAAATGGGCAGTGAAAGCTCAGTATAGCCAAAATTCAACCAGCTTTAAAAATGGTGAGTCAGATTTTGATGCGAAGCAATTACTGGTGGGTACCGATTATTCATTTAATAAGCAAGTGAAACTCTATGGTTATGCAGGTTATTCAATCTTTGAGCAGGCGAGTGCGAAAGATAAGCAACCTGTTGTAGGCAGCGGTTTAGAATTTAAATTCTAA
- a CDS encoding phosphatase PAP2 family protein produces MIFENFNIFLFNNINSFATEFPILDKLAIFFANDLNTVFIGFLVFLLVIQWKTYSLLFAKTLLIVLFSLILSDLIEFFYHHPRPFQLNLGHKLIGHGASSSFPSQHTLTVTIIAFSYWMAGFKKLGLLGLGVGVIVGLSRIFVGVHFPFDVMGSFVIGFFLVVASNYALKEMTLRIRRIKPIRLVD; encoded by the coding sequence ATGATTTTCGAAAATTTTAATATCTTTTTATTCAATAATATCAATTCCTTTGCTACGGAATTTCCTATTTTAGATAAGCTTGCCATTTTTTTTGCAAATGATTTAAATACGGTATTTATCGGTTTTCTGGTCTTTCTGTTGGTGATTCAATGGAAAACCTATAGTCTTTTATTTGCGAAAACATTATTGATCGTTCTATTTTCACTGATATTAAGTGATTTGATTGAGTTCTTTTATCACCATCCACGTCCATTTCAGCTCAATTTAGGACATAAGCTGATTGGCCATGGGGCAAGTTCTTCTTTTCCAAGTCAGCATACTTTAACGGTTACCATCATTGCATTTTCGTATTGGATGGCCGGATTTAAAAAGCTTGGTTTACTTGGCTTAGGTGTGGGCGTGATTGTGGGTCTATCTCGGATTTTTGTGGGGGTGCATTTCCCATTTGATGTTATGGGGTCATTTGTAATTGGCTTTTTCCTAGTTGTTGCAAGCAATTATGCTTTAAAAGAAATGACACTCAGAATAAGACGGATCAAACCGATTCGGTTGGTCGACTAG
- a CDS encoding glutamine synthetase family protein: MSAVLVEINHPSTFKKFIQSKNDKIEGDDISVAKHQFLEEVEAYLERYPDTQHIDIYLCDLNGHLRGKRIDIGCLRNLTKGCYFPLSIYAMSLEGKVIEETGLGKYIGEPDYLCEPVLGTLQPHAIEPETTAQLLLSMKQNMHQDCLFEPRNILKKISARLHHQNYFPCIAAEIEFYLQPLNMAGDVEETITQCFDINTSDHYQNVLNEIEWVAKQQGIQITGIVSESSSSQYEINLQHTTEILKLCDQIMLLKRTIKQIANRYNLRANFLAKPEIHKAGSGMHFHMSLLDQNQKNLFSSNAEPSEALLKVMSGLLLFMPDSMAILAPNLNSFRRFKFGHHVPLEANWGVNNRNVAIRIPCSDQDNQRLEYRVAGADCNPYLAITTMLIGALHGLSHHLAIPKQAHELKLQSEHILLPTEQMQALRLLKANRYLNEYLGKAFVDVWCTVKQAEYQSVYSQITSIERNWDI; the protein is encoded by the coding sequence ATGAGTGCTGTACTTGTTGAGATCAATCATCCATCTACATTTAAAAAGTTTATCCAGAGTAAAAATGACAAGATTGAAGGTGATGATATCTCTGTTGCCAAACATCAATTTTTAGAAGAAGTTGAAGCTTATTTAGAACGCTACCCAGATACACAACATATCGATATCTATTTGTGTGATTTGAATGGACATTTACGCGGTAAACGCATTGATATTGGTTGTCTGCGAAATCTGACCAAAGGTTGTTATTTCCCCTTGTCCATTTATGCCATGAGTTTAGAGGGCAAGGTCATTGAGGAGACTGGCCTTGGGAAATATATTGGAGAGCCCGATTATTTATGTGAACCTGTTTTAGGAACACTACAACCCCATGCGATTGAACCTGAAACGACTGCACAATTACTACTCAGCATGAAACAGAACATGCATCAAGATTGTTTATTCGAACCGCGCAACATCCTGAAAAAAATCAGCGCCCGATTGCATCATCAAAACTATTTTCCCTGTATTGCAGCAGAAATTGAGTTCTATTTACAGCCTTTGAACATGGCGGGGGATGTTGAGGAAACCATAACGCAATGTTTTGATATCAATACCTCTGACCATTATCAAAATGTGCTGAATGAGATTGAATGGGTTGCAAAGCAGCAGGGTATTCAGATTACCGGTATTGTCTCTGAGTCTTCTTCAAGTCAGTACGAGATCAATCTGCAGCATACGACAGAGATTTTAAAGCTATGCGATCAAATCATGTTGTTAAAAAGAACAATTAAGCAGATTGCCAATAGATATAATCTGCGTGCCAATTTTCTGGCGAAGCCTGAGATACATAAAGCAGGCAGTGGGATGCACTTCCATATGAGCCTTTTAGATCAGAATCAAAAAAATCTGTTTAGTTCAAATGCGGAGCCATCCGAAGCACTGTTAAAAGTCATGAGTGGCTTATTGTTATTTATGCCTGATTCAATGGCAATTTTAGCGCCAAACCTGAATTCCTTCCGCCGTTTCAAGTTCGGCCATCATGTACCGCTAGAGGCGAATTGGGGCGTTAATAATCGTAACGTGGCAATCCGCATTCCTTGTTCAGATCAAGACAATCAACGTTTGGAGTATCGGGTTGCCGGAGCGGACTGTAATCCTTATCTTGCGATTACAACCATGTTGATCGGTGCTTTGCATGGTTTAAGCCATCATTTAGCCATACCGAAACAGGCACATGAGTTAAAGCTGCAAAGTGAGCACATACTGTTACCGACTGAACAAATGCAAGCATTGAGGCTATTGAAGGCGAATCGGTATCTGAATGAATATTTAGGCAAAGCATTTGTCGATGTTTGGTGTACCGTGAAGCAAGCCGAATATCAGAGTGTTTATAGCCAGATTACCAGTATAGAAAGAAACTGGGATATTTAG
- a CDS encoding amino acid permease has translation MNNDSSQLQRGLKNRHIQLIAMGGAIGTGLFLGSAQIIQSAGPSIILGYAIGGLIVFLIMRHLGEMIVEEPVAGSFSHFAYKYWGKFPGFITGWNYWVLYILVAMTELTAVGKYINYWWPQIPAWQSVLFFFVVITAVNLTNVKFYGESEFWLAIIKVTAVVAMILFGLFLLFTADANSTASFSNLWSHGGFFPHGFEGLFYMLAFLMFAFGGIELIGMAAAEAKDPKTTIPKAINQVVIRILVFYVGSLAILLSLVPWNQLDLGGLDKSPFVMIFSQMGIGWAAHLLNFIILTAALSVYNSGMYANSRMVFGLAQQGNAPKVFTKTNKQGVPVPAVLLSAFLIFGCVLLNYFVPEDALGHLMYVVVGALVLNWAMISLTHLKYKRHIKTAQIKTSYPALWSPFSNYLVLAFIGVVLYIMWQQGFKESVLMIPIWIVAMFIFYKFLNRKTED, from the coding sequence TTGAACAACGATTCTTCTCAACTTCAGCGTGGACTAAAAAACCGCCATATCCAACTCATTGCCATGGGTGGAGCGATTGGTACGGGCTTATTTTTAGGTTCTGCGCAAATTATCCAGTCTGCTGGACCATCCATTATTTTGGGGTATGCAATTGGCGGCTTGATTGTTTTTCTCATCATGCGCCACTTAGGTGAAATGATTGTGGAAGAACCTGTTGCTGGTTCATTTAGTCATTTTGCTTATAAGTATTGGGGTAAATTTCCAGGCTTTATCACCGGCTGGAATTACTGGGTTCTCTACATCCTTGTCGCCATGACTGAGCTAACGGCTGTAGGGAAATATATTAATTACTGGTGGCCGCAAATTCCGGCATGGCAGTCTGTATTATTTTTCTTTGTCGTGATTACGGCAGTAAACCTGACCAATGTTAAATTTTATGGTGAATCAGAGTTCTGGTTAGCAATCATCAAGGTAACTGCTGTGGTTGCCATGATCTTGTTTGGTTTGTTCCTCCTCTTCACTGCAGATGCCAACTCAACAGCCTCATTTAGCAACCTTTGGTCACATGGCGGCTTTTTCCCGCATGGCTTCGAAGGCTTGTTCTATATGCTGGCTTTCTTGATGTTTGCCTTTGGGGGAATTGAGCTGATTGGTATGGCTGCGGCAGAAGCCAAAGATCCAAAGACAACCATTCCTAAAGCGATTAACCAAGTGGTCATTCGTATTTTGGTGTTCTATGTCGGTTCGCTTGCCATTCTCTTATCACTTGTGCCTTGGAACCAACTCGATCTTGGTGGCTTAGATAAAAGTCCATTCGTGATGATTTTCAGTCAGATGGGAATTGGTTGGGCAGCACATTTACTTAACTTTATTATCCTGACAGCAGCATTATCCGTCTATAACAGCGGAATGTATGCCAATAGCCGTATGGTATTTGGCTTGGCTCAACAAGGTAATGCACCGAAAGTCTTTACCAAAACCAATAAACAAGGCGTCCCAGTTCCAGCAGTACTGCTCTCTGCGTTCCTGATCTTTGGTTGTGTGCTGTTAAACTACTTTGTGCCGGAAGATGCGCTCGGACATTTAATGTATGTCGTTGTTGGTGCACTCGTTTTAAACTGGGCCATGATCAGCTTGACCCATTTGAAATACAAACGTCATATCAAAACAGCACAAATCAAGACCTCATACCCGGCGTTATGGTCTCCGTTCAGTAACTATCTGGTTTTGGCATTTATTGGTGTAGTGCTGTATATCATGTGGCAACAAGGCTTTAAAGAATCTGTACTGATGATTCCGATCTGGATCGTCGCCATGTTTATTTTCTATAAGTTTTTAAATCGTAAAACTGAAGATTAA
- the prpF gene encoding 2-methylaconitate cis-trans isomerase PrpF yields the protein MSSVPQIKVPATYMRGGTSKGVFFKLDDLPEAAQVAGKARDQLLLRVIGSPDPYGKQIDGMGGATSSTSKTVILAKSTQPEHDVDYLFGQVSIDQPFVDWSGNCGNLTAAVGSFAISNGLVDAARIPENGICTVRIWQKNIQKTIIAHVPVSNGQVQETGDFELDGVTFPAAEVQIEFLDPADDGEEGGDMFPTGNVVDQLEVPEVGTFQATFINAGIPTIFLNAEEIGYQGTELQDQINGDTAALARFEKIRAYGAVQMGLIQDISEAAARQHTPKIAFVSQPKNYSSSSGKAVAASEVDLLVRALSMGKLHHAMMGTAAVAIGTAAAIPGTLVNLAAGGGERAAVRFGHPSGTLRVGAQAELIDGTWSVKKAIMSRSARVLMEGWVRVPGDAF from the coding sequence ATGAGCTCAGTACCGCAAATCAAAGTCCCAGCAACCTATATGCGTGGTGGAACAAGTAAAGGTGTATTTTTCAAACTGGATGATTTACCTGAAGCGGCACAAGTAGCAGGCAAAGCGCGTGATCAACTTCTCTTGCGTGTCATTGGGAGTCCAGATCCTTATGGGAAACAGATTGATGGCATGGGAGGGGCGACCTCCAGTACCAGTAAAACCGTCATTTTGGCAAAAAGCACCCAGCCAGAACACGACGTCGACTATTTATTTGGTCAAGTATCGATTGATCAGCCTTTTGTCGATTGGAGTGGAAATTGCGGTAATTTAACGGCTGCAGTGGGTTCATTTGCCATTTCAAATGGTTTGGTTGATGCAGCGCGGATTCCTGAAAATGGTATTTGCACAGTACGGATCTGGCAGAAGAATATTCAAAAAACTATCATTGCACATGTTCCTGTGAGTAATGGACAAGTACAGGAAACCGGTGATTTTGAGCTGGATGGGGTGACTTTCCCGGCAGCGGAAGTGCAAATTGAATTTTTAGATCCTGCCGATGATGGTGAGGAAGGGGGCGATATGTTCCCGACAGGAAATGTGGTGGATCAACTGGAAGTGCCTGAAGTCGGCACATTTCAAGCAACTTTTATCAATGCAGGAATTCCAACCATTTTTCTGAATGCCGAAGAGATTGGCTATCAGGGCACCGAATTACAAGATCAGATTAATGGTGATACCGCTGCATTGGCACGTTTTGAGAAAATCCGTGCCTATGGTGCAGTACAAATGGGCTTGATTCAGGATATTTCAGAAGCAGCAGCACGTCAGCATACGCCTAAAATTGCCTTTGTCTCCCAACCGAAAAATTATAGCTCATCTAGCGGCAAAGCGGTTGCGGCAAGCGAGGTCGATTTACTGGTACGTGCTTTGTCGATGGGCAAGTTACATCATGCCATGATGGGTACTGCTGCGGTGGCGATTGGAACAGCGGCAGCGATTCCCGGCACCTTGGTGAATTTAGCCGCAGGGGGCGGCGAGCGTGCAGCGGTGCGTTTTGGTCATCCATCTGGAACCTTACGTGTTGGTGCTCAGGCAGAGCTGATTGATGGCACATGGTCAGTGAAAAAAGCCATCATGAGCCGCAGCGCCCGTGTATTGATGGAAGGTTGGGTACGTGTACCGGGCGATGCTTTCTAA